One Janthinobacterium sp. TB1-E2 genomic region harbors:
- the selB gene encoding selenocysteine-specific translation elongation factor gives MIVGTAGHIDHGKTTLTRALTGVHTDRLKEEQARGISIELGYAYLPLADGTVLGVIDVPGHEKFIRTMASGVTGIDFALLVVAADDGVMPQTHEHLAILQLLGVTRGAVALTKIDRADSARVAQVELDIEALLAGTPLAGSPIFPTAAHRDDDAGVAALLAHLTQVARGLPQRDERRLFRLGVDRVFTLSGQGTIVTGTALAGRAQVGDMLQLAPGGAQARVRSIHAQNRAAETGMAGQRLALNLAGIDRERIERGNWIVAPELAQCSERLDVELTLLPDAGVQLKAWSPLHVHLGAAHQLARAVMLDGETLSPGQTGRVQLVFESPMHGVPGDRFVVRNAQATQTVGGGMVLDPFGPARKRRSPARLAWLDALAAFIAHGDYAALLAQSPLGLRESLLVRLSLLPAAAIALPPDTRRIALRGGDALLVAPPALLALQERVLAALENFHARAPDEAGPELWRLKRIVDAEMEDALWSHLVEGLLARGEILARGASLHLPTHSVELTPQEQSVAEPLLAALEQGRADPPWTRDLARSFGLAEDETRRLLRKLAKAGQISQVVHDLFYHQAALAELAQLVRTLTEKAETDESLSPGAGAVGAATFRDASGLGRKRAIQVLEFFDRVGYTRRVGNGHLLRPQALWSYTAASPNS, from the coding sequence ATGATCGTCGGCACCGCAGGCCATATCGACCATGGCAAGACCACCCTCACGCGCGCGCTGACGGGCGTGCACACGGACCGCCTGAAGGAAGAGCAGGCGCGCGGCATTTCGATTGAACTCGGCTACGCCTACCTGCCGCTGGCGGACGGCACGGTGCTGGGCGTGATCGACGTGCCGGGCCACGAAAAATTCATCCGCACCATGGCTTCCGGCGTGACGGGCATCGACTTCGCCCTGCTCGTGGTGGCGGCCGACGATGGCGTCATGCCGCAGACGCACGAGCACCTGGCCATCTTGCAGCTGCTCGGTGTGACGCGCGGCGCCGTGGCGCTGACCAAAATCGACCGCGCCGACAGCGCCCGCGTGGCGCAGGTGGAGCTTGACATCGAAGCGCTGCTGGCGGGCACGCCGCTGGCGGGCAGCCCGATCTTTCCCACTGCCGCCCATCGCGACGACGATGCCGGCGTGGCCGCCTTGCTGGCGCACCTGACGCAGGTGGCGCGCGGCTTGCCGCAACGCGACGAGCGGCGTTTGTTCCGCCTGGGCGTGGACCGCGTGTTCACCTTGTCGGGCCAGGGCACGATCGTTACCGGCACGGCGCTGGCGGGCCGCGCCCAGGTGGGCGACATGCTGCAGCTGGCGCCCGGTGGCGCGCAGGCCCGGGTGCGCAGCATCCATGCGCAGAACCGCGCGGCCGAGACGGGCATGGCGGGCCAGCGCCTGGCGCTGAACCTGGCCGGCATTGACCGCGAGCGCATTGAGCGGGGCAACTGGATCGTCGCGCCCGAGCTGGCGCAGTGCTCCGAGCGCCTCGACGTGGAACTGACGCTCTTGCCCGACGCCGGCGTGCAGCTGAAAGCCTGGTCGCCGCTGCACGTGCACCTGGGCGCGGCGCACCAGCTGGCGCGCGCCGTGATGCTCGATGGCGAGACGCTCTCGCCGGGGCAGACGGGCAGAGTACAGCTGGTGTTCGAGTCGCCCATGCACGGCGTGCCGGGCGACCGCTTCGTCGTGCGCAACGCGCAAGCCACGCAGACGGTGGGCGGCGGCATGGTGCTCGACCCGTTCGGCCCCGCGCGCAAGCGCCGCAGCCCGGCCAGGCTGGCATGGCTCGATGCCCTGGCCGCCTTCATCGCGCACGGCGACTATGCGGCCCTGCTGGCGCAAAGCCCGCTGGGGCTGCGCGAGTCGCTGCTCGTGCGCCTGTCCCTGCTGCCGGCGGCGGCCATCGCGCTGCCGCCCGACACGCGGCGCATCGCCCTGCGCGGCGGCGACGCTTTGCTGGTGGCGCCGCCGGCGTTGCTGGCGCTGCAGGAGCGGGTGCTGGCCGCACTGGAAAATTTCCACGCGCGCGCACCCGACGAGGCGGGGCCGGAACTGTGGCGGCTGAAACGCATCGTCGACGCGGAGATGGAAGACGCCTTGTGGAGCCATCTGGTCGAAGGCTTGCTGGCGCGCGGCGAGATCCTGGCGCGCGGCGCCAGCCTGCACTTGCCGACGCACAGCGTGGAATTGACGCCGCAGGAGCAATCGGTGGCCGAACCCTTGCTGGCCGCGCTGGAGCAGGGGCGGGCCGATCCGCCATGGACGCGCGACCTGGCGCGCAGCTTCGGCCTGGCCGAGGACGAGACGCGCAGGCTGTTGCGCAAACTTGCCAAGGCAGGCCAGATCAGCCAGGTCGTGCACGACCTGTTTTATCACCAGGCGGCGTTGGCCGAGCTGGCGCAACTGGTACGCACCCTGACCGAAAAAGCGGAGACCGACGAGAGCCTGTCGCCCGGTGCGGGCGCCGT